The DNA region TCCTCCTCTTCAAGGCCTTTGAATCGTAAAGATGCCCTGGGAGATTAAGGTCTATCTGCTGGCCATCATCCCCATCTTTGTCGCCATGGATGCCATAGGGGTCCTCCCCATCTTCATCTCCCTCACCGAGGGGATGGAAAGGGCTGAGAGGAAGCGGGTGGTGCGGGACTCCATCCTGACGGGTTTCGTGGTAAGTCTAGGCTTTCTCGCCCTGGGGAAATTCATCTTTACGGTCATTGGAGTCACCATCCCCGACTTCAAGGTGGCCGGGGGGATCATCCTTTTGATCATCGCCATCCATGACCTCCTCTTCCCAGAAAAGAAGAGGAGGGAAGCCGGGGGGACCGTGGGAATCGTCCCCTTAGGGATGCCCTTGATCGTGGGCCCGGCAGTACTCACCACCATCATTATCGCGGTGGACGCCTATGGATATCTCCCCACCATCGTCTCACTGATTGTCAATCTCGCCTTCGCCTGGTGGGTCTTCTCCCGGGCCGACCTGTTGGTTCGCCTCCTGGGAGAAGGGGGGTCCAAGGGGGTGGCTAAGGTGGCCAGCCTGCTGCTGGCCGCCATTGCGGTGATGATGATCAGGATAGGGATCATCGACATGATCCAGGGGGGTATCTGAGCCGGTGGTGGAGGATGTAAAGGTCACCGGTTTTCGCCTCTTCAGCAGATTTGATATGGGGTGGAGTCTATCGGGTTTCGTCTAGAGGCCGCTCAAGGAGGGGTGGATCGGGAGGTTTGCCTCATGAGGAACATCAAGTTGACCATCGAATACGATGGGACCGCCTATCACGGCTGGCAGGTCCAGCCCGGGTTAAGGACCATCCAGGGGGTGATGAGGGAGAAGATCGCCCAGATCACTCAGGGGAAGGTGAATCTTATCGGAGCAGGCAGGACCGATGCCGGGGTCCATGCCCTGGGCCAGGTGACCAACTTCCACACGGAGAGCAACATAGACCTGACCTCCCTACAGAAGGGGTTGAACAGCCTCCTGCCTGCTGATATCGTCGTCAGGGGGGCGGAGGAAGTGGAGGAACGTTTTAACGCCCGTTTCAGCGCCAATAGCAAGGTCTACGAATACCATATCCTGAACCAGCCCTATCCCTCGGCCATCTGGCGGAACTTCGCCTGGTTCATCCCCCACGGGCTTGACCTCTCCCCCATGATGAGGTGTGGGAGCGTATTGGTCGGCACCCACGACTTCTCCTCCTTCCGGGCCTCAGGTGATGAAAGTCGCCACTCCATAAGGGAGGTTCTGCGCCTGGAGATCGAACGCCAGGAGGGCAACCTAATTGTAGTGGTCATGGAGGCCAACGCCTTTTTGCGGGAGATGGTCCGCAGTATCGTGGGGACCCTGGTGGATGTGGGCCGGGGGAAGATTTCCCCTGCGGAGTTTGAGGAGATCTTTCAGGCCCATGACAGGCGTCGGGCAGGGATGACCGCCCCTGCCCATGGCCTGTTTCTGGTAGAGGTTAAATATTGACAGGCTGTTGAAAAACGCCCATCTGCTGCGTTTCTCTCATCCTTCGTCGTTGCGGCGTACGTCCAAGTATGCCGCACTCCTCAGGATTTCGAGGGCCTTGCATCTGGGCATTTTTGAGCAGCCTGCGGAAAATTAC from Deltaproteobacteria bacterium includes:
- a CDS encoding MarC family protein yields the protein MPWEIKVYLLAIIPIFVAMDAIGVLPIFISLTEGMERAERKRVVRDSILTGFVVSLGFLALGKFIFTVIGVTIPDFKVAGGIILLIIAIHDLLFPEKKRREAGGTVGIVPLGMPLIVGPAVLTTIIIAVDAYGYLPTIVSLIVNLAFAWWVFSRADLLVRLLGEGGSKGVAKVASLLLAAIAVMMIRIGIIDMIQGGI
- the truA gene encoding tRNA pseudouridine(38-40) synthase TruA; its protein translation is MRNIKLTIEYDGTAYHGWQVQPGLRTIQGVMREKIAQITQGKVNLIGAGRTDAGVHALGQVTNFHTESNIDLTSLQKGLNSLLPADIVVRGAEEVEERFNARFSANSKVYEYHILNQPYPSAIWRNFAWFIPHGLDLSPMMRCGSVLVGTHDFSSFRASGDESRHSIREVLRLEIERQEGNLIVVVMEANAFLREMVRSIVGTLVDVGRGKISPAEFEEIFQAHDRRRAGMTAPAHGLFLVEVKY